Proteins co-encoded in one Sus scrofa isolate TJ Tabasco breed Duroc chromosome 14, Sscrofa11.1, whole genome shotgun sequence genomic window:
- the TMEM254 gene encoding transmembrane protein 254 — protein sequence MGKATRDQTYFQRSSLFWVTIITVSFGYYTWMVFWPESIPYQSLGPLGPFTRYLLDHHHTLLHNGYWLAWLIHVVETLYAMVLCKSKGITNTSTQLLWFLQTFLFGMASLYYLITYRPRRQKQT from the exons ATGGGGAAGGCAACTAGAGATCAGACTTACTTCCAGAGGAGCAGTCTGTTTTGGGTCACCATCATCACCGTCTCCTTTGGCTATTACACG TGGATGGTGTTCTGGCCTGAGAGTATTCCTTATCAGAGCCTAGGGCCCCTGGGCCCCTTCACGCGATACTTGCTGGACCATCACCACACCCTTCTTCACAATGG GTATTGGCTTGCCTGGCTGATTCATGTGGTAGAGACTTTGTATGCCATGGTATTGTGCAA gtCTAAAGGCATCACAAATACTTCCACTCAACTACTCTGGTTCCTACAGACATTCCTCTTTGGGATGGCATCTCTCTATTACTTGATTACTTACAGACCAAGACGCCAAAAACAAACTTAA